One Manduca sexta isolate Smith_Timp_Sample1 chromosome 26, JHU_Msex_v1.0, whole genome shotgun sequence genomic region harbors:
- the LOC115449615 gene encoding pupal cuticle protein Edg-91 encodes MAKITLISLALLLLAAAALSAPAEPKDVELIKEKEDLAPSEKDDLKTAASHWGGHYGGYGGWGGYGHYGGYYPYYGSYWGWPHSYGYWPYGGYYGHHGYWW; translated from the exons ATGGCTAAA ATAACCTTAATTTCCTTAGCGCTTCTGCTCCTCGCCGCTGCTGCTTTATCAGCGCCAGCAGAACCCAAAGATGTAGAGTTGATTAAGGAAAAAGAAGACCTCGCACCATCTGAAAAGGATGACCTTAAAACAGCTGCCTCCCACTGGGGTGGACACTACGGCGGCTACGGAGGATGGGGTGGATACGGCCATTACGGTGGATACTACCCCTATTATGGTAGTTATTGGGGCTGGCCCCACAGTTACGGATACTGGCCTTATGGAGGATATTATGGCCATCATGGTTACTGGTGGTAG
- the LOC115449626 gene encoding uncharacterized protein LOC115449626 gives MNRARRTVNIVATPDMICSKQIVRLLLCGLCMVIALSNAAPDSGGHVPLPGPGLSYGGIPYGSVSGNVAEYFKRQAPSGGASAGLAYAADHADQWL, from the exons ATGAACCGCGCGCGCCGGACTGTTAATATTGTCGCGACTCCCGACATGATTTGTTCTAAACAG ATAGTAAGATTGCTGCTATGCGGGCTCTGCATGGTAATAGCTTTGTCAAATGCGGCGCCTGACAGCGGTGGTCATGTGCCTCTTCCTGGTCCTGGACTGTCTTATG GTGGAATTCCTTACGGTAGTGTGAGCGGAAACGTAGCAGAATATTTCAAAAGGCAGGCGCCATCTGGCGGCGCGTCCGCAGGTCTGGCGTACGCAGCTGACCACGCTGATCAATGGCTTTAA